The following proteins are co-located in the Arctopsyche grandis isolate Sample6627 chromosome 3, ASM5162203v2, whole genome shotgun sequence genome:
- the Bx42 gene encoding puff-specific protein Bx42 isoform X1, whose product MAMALSSILPAPSQAVWDREDERRSLAAQRATTTLLVTQSSVPPYGQRKGWVPRAEPDFGDGGAFPEILVAQHPLGMGQHTRDTPALSSKGGVLSVRLDETGKIKYDAIVRQGHSKDKIIYSKLSDLLPAEVLAEDDPTLEKPDDEEIQETTEKTRQALEKLTSSKISAAMPVRCVEKSAPAQYIRYTPAQQGAAFNSGAKQRVIRMVEAQIDPMEPPKFAISRKIPRGAPSPPAPVLHSPPRRVSVRQQRDWKVPPCVSHWKNAKGYTIPLDKRLAADGRGLQQVHINENFSKLAEALYIADRKAREAVEARAQLEKKLAQREKEKKEDHLRMMAQKARDHRNGIRTHGDGDLENVPLPGAAVEGGADMGEEERERLRAERHKERQRDRNIARAAPDKRSKLVKERERDISEQIALGLPAKTNLSGEGMFDQRLFNTSKGMDSGFADDEAYNVYDKPWRDQNSLGTHLYRPTKNIDKDNYGGDLETIIKTNRFVPDKEFSGTEKWAGQQSRAGPVQFERDGGGHRDPPEQVNNRGADADFDPFGLDRFLSTVKRADKVPNPPPAPAPSSSGRKRDHYQDHGHSNKKGRRD is encoded by the exons ATGGCGATGGCGCTTTCGAG catTCTACCGGCGCCTAGCCAGGCCGTATGGGACCGGGAAGATGAACGAAGATCTCTGGCAGCCCAACGAGCAACCACCACATTACTGGTCACACAGTCGAGTGTCCCACCTTATGGACAGAGGAAAGGATGGGTGCCTCGGGCCGAACCAGACTTTGGTG ATGGTGGAGCTTTTCCGGAGATCCTGGTTGCGCAACATCCCCTCGGAATGGGTCAGCACACTCGGGATACTCCAGCGCTGTCGAGCAAAGGCGGTGTACTATCAGTCCGATTAGATGAGACTGGAAAAATCAAATACGACGCAATCGTCAGACAAGGACATTCCAAAGACAag attatttattcaaaacttAGTGACTTGCTACCGGCTGAAGTTTTAGCAGAAGATGATCCCACACTTGAAAAGCCAGACGATGAAGAAATCCAAGAGACGACGGAAAAAACGAGACAAGCATTGGAGAAACTCACCAGTTCGAAGATATCAGCGGCAATGCCTGTCCGATGTGTCGAAAAAAGC GCTCCTGCTCAATATATAAGATACACTCCGGCTCAACAAGGTGCTGCCTTCAATTCTGGTGCCAAACAAAGAGTCATCAG GATGGTCGAAGCACAAATTGATCCGATGGAACCGCCCAAGTTTGCAATCAGTCGTAAAATACCACGAGGAGCACCGTCACCTCCAGCTCCGGTGTTGCATTCGCCTCCGAGGCGTGTTTCTGTCCGTCAGCAGAGGGATTGGAAAGTACCACCATGCGTCAGCCATTGGAAAAATGCTAAAG GTTACACGATACCTTTGGATAAAAGGTTGGCAGCTGACGGAAGAGGACTTCAACAGGTTCACATCAATGAAAACTTTTCTAAACTCGCTGAAGCGTTATATATCGCCGACAG aaAAGCGAGAGAGGCCGTCGAGGCAAGGGCTCAACTTGAAAAGAAATTAGCGCAGAGGGAAAAAGAAAAGAAGGAAGACCATTTGAGGATGATGGCTCAGAAAGCTCGTGACCACAGAAATG GAATTAGAACTCATGGTGATGGAGATTTGGAAAATGTGCCTCTTCCTGGTGCCGCTGTAGAAGGTGGAGCCGACATGGGAGAAGAAGAACGTGAAAGATTGCGTGCTGAAAGACATAAGGAAAGACAACGCGATCGTAACATCGCACGTGCTGCACCTGATAAACG ATCTAAGTTGGTTAAGGAAAGAGAACGAGATATCTCGGAACAGATTGCTCTCGGTCTCCCAGCTAAAACTAATTTATCCGGAGAGGGAATGTTTGATCAAAGACTTTTCAACACTTCCAAAGGAATGGATTCAGGATTTGCAGATGACGAAGCTTACAATGTATACGACAAACCATGGCGCGATCAGAATTCTCTCGGCACTCATCTCTACCGTCCcactaaaaatattgataaagaCAATTATGGTGGCGATCtcgaaaccataattaaaacaaatcg TTTTGTACCTGATAAAGAATTCTCCGGTACTGAAAAATGGGCAGGGCAACAGTCGAGAGCGGGTCCCGTACAATTTGAAAGAGATGGTGGTGGACATCGGGATCCCCCAGAACAA GTGAACAATCGTGGTGCTGATGCTGATTTTGATCCTTTCGGTTTGGATCGTTTCTTGTCCACTGTAAAACGAGCTGACAAAGTTCCTAATCCACCTCCGGCCCCTGCACCATCGTCGTCGGGCCGCAAACGAGACCACTATCAAGACCACGGTCATTCGAACAAAAAGGGACGAAGAGATTAA
- the Gcna gene encoding germ cell nuclear acidic peptidase, whose protein sequence is MDHTIAAHTIARTPTLKKRFAKLCLKKNIKSCPPKSSKDGENFFGKNTEESNYLSPILNNEYISTPPFVTRGRPAPRKISSILFSSGTLSSNNSAAEAKLSGSKLFEGISSDTHSTPTISNKKDDSKDLENPLDYSNDKSGDLSNSVNDNVNLTPKCYSSPKREVAPDMVNLMDQLYGDVWRSTPGLFKKKKKIIPKYNDQNDNDLINELKSLNLSNPLDSNAVCDSNDNNDPNSIVHNPILEPGYVNADDNDSKIEFESNSIKNNSIDVIVINDTDSLSGKDDNSFNIPNEQNSIDSESKSHSKESLNLDESDFLHTTKKKITRKNPLFESSDSNDDIGVEPETNLLSGCDSENTKQNNVIIKDVVDKKKIPKKKTAAEKDDIKNIRSSKIPILTDNQLENIQQYGFMASLADNVPSWRREYKAKHYRDNFKKKKEELANILFKMFNENVFESRINPSVPIIWSSTLNKTAGRAHNKMVKSKGGSKDGSTISKRSHVELSIKVVDTAQRLRDTLAHELCHVATWLIDGQLHDQHGPYWKAWVQKVLHRYPEIGSLPVRHSLEIHFKYSYKCIKCGYKVDRHSKSIDTTKKRCGYCYGTLQCLLNKKTKDGLVVPTPVKQRSEVTGFALYVKENYSNVRSGSTPHKDAMKYLGRQYAKTKLLSKENIEP, encoded by the exons atGGATCATACGATCGCTGCCCATACTATTGCAAGAACTCCTACTCTAAAAAAGC GATTTGCAAAGTTATGCTTGAAAAAGAATATTAAAAGTTGCCCTCCAAAGTCTTCAAAAGATGGAGAAAACTTTTTTGGCAAGAATACAGAAGAATCAAATTACTTATCTCCTATTTTGAACAATGAATACATTTCTACTCCTCCTTTTGtg ACAAGGGGCAGGCCTGCTCCGCGAAAAATATCTTCAATCTTATTTAGTAGTGGAACGCTTAGCAGTAATAATTCCGCTGCTGAAGCAAAGTTATCTGGCTCGAAACTTTTCGAAGGCATATCTTCCGATACTCATTCCACTCCAACGATAAGTAACAAAAAAGATGATTCAAAAGATTTAGAAAATCCACTTGATTATTCAAATGACAAAAGTGGTGACTTATCTAATTCTGTTAACGATAATGTTAATTTGACGCCAAAATGTTATTCCTCACCGAAAAGAGAAGTCGCACCAGATATGGTAAATCTTATGGATCAATTGTATGGTGACGTATGGAGATCTACTCCAGGATTAtttaaaaagaagaagaaaatcaTTCCAAAATACAATGATCAAAATGATAATGATCTCATAAATGAATTGAAATCTTTAAACTtatcaaatcccttagattctAATGCTGTATGTGATAGTAATGATAATAATGATCCTAATAGTATTGTACATAATCCTATATTAGAACCAGGTTATGTAAATGCTGATGACAATGattcaaaaattgaatttgaaagtaattcgattaaaaataattcaattgatgTAATCGTTATAAATGACACAGATAGTCTCAGTGGAAAAGATGACAATTCTTTTAATATTCCAAATGAACAAAATAGCATAGATTCAGAATCGAAATCGCACTCTAAAGAATCGTTGAATTTGGATGAATCTGATTTTTTACATACCACTAAAAAAAAGATTACACGAAAAAATCCATTGTTTGAATCTTCAGACAGCAATGATGACATAGGTGTCGAACCTGAAACAAATTTACTGAGTGGTTGTGACTCTGAgaatacaaaacaaaacaatgtGATTATAAAAGACGTtgtggataaaaaaaaaataccaaagaaGAAAACGGCTGCAGAAAAAGatgatatcaaaaatataagaTCATCAAAAATTCCCATATTGACTGATAATCAATTAGAAAATATCCAACAATACGGTTTCATGGCATCATTGGCTG ataaTGTTCCATCTTGGCGAAGAGAATACAAAGCAAAACACTACCGAGATAATTTCAAGAAGAAAAAGGAAGAACtagctaatattttatttaaaatgttcaaCGAGAACGTATTCGAATCTCGAATAAATCCTTCTGTACCAATCATATGGAGTTCCACACTGAATAAAACTGCTGG acGCGCTCACAATAAAATGGTGAAATCAAAAGGAGGATCTAAAGATGGATCAACTATCAGCAAACGTTCCCATGTTGAACTCTCCATCAAAGTGGTCGATACTGCACAACGGCTCCGCGATACTCTCGCTCACGAACTCTGCCACGTTGCAACCTGGCTTATCGATGGACAACTACACGATCAACATGGACCATATTGGAAAGCGTG ggtTCAAAAAGTTCTTCACCGTTATCCTGAAATTGGTTCTCTACCAGTTCGACATAGCTTAGAAATTCATTTCAAATACTCATACAAGTGTATAAAATGCGGCTATAA agTTGATCGACATTCCAAGTCGATAGATACTACCAAGAAGCGTTGTGGTTATTGCTATGGTACCCTTCAATGTCTGCTCAATAAGAAGACAAAAGATGGCTTGGTCGTTCCGACTCCAGTGAAGCAAAGATCCGAAGTGACTGGATTTGCATTATACGTCAAAGAAAATTATTCAAACGTTCGAAGTGGTAGCACTCCTCACAAGGACGCTATGAAGTATCTCGGTCGACAATATGCTAAAACTAAACTTTTATCAAAAGAAAACATTGAGCcttga
- the Bx42 gene encoding puff-specific protein Bx42 isoform X2, whose translation MAMALSSILPAPSQAVWDREDERRSLAAQRATTTLLVTQSSVPPYGQRKGWVPRAEPDFGDGGAFPEILVAQHPLGMGQHTRDTPALSSKGGVLSVRLDETGKIKYDAIVRQGHSKDKIIYSKLSDLLPAEVLAEDDPTLEKPDDEEIQETTEKTRQALEKLTSSKISAAMPVRCVEKSAPAQYIRYTPAQQGAAFNSGAKQRVIRMVEAQIDPMEPPKFAISRKIPRGAPSPPAPVLHSPPRRVSVRQQRDWKVPPCVSHWKNAKGYTIPLDKRLAADGRGLQQVHINENFSKLAEALYIADRKAREAVEARAQLEKKLAQREKEKKEDHLRMMAQKARDHRNDLENVPLPGAAVEGGADMGEEERERLRAERHKERQRDRNIARAAPDKRSKLVKERERDISEQIALGLPAKTNLSGEGMFDQRLFNTSKGMDSGFADDEAYNVYDKPWRDQNSLGTHLYRPTKNIDKDNYGGDLETIIKTNRFVPDKEFSGTEKWAGQQSRAGPVQFERDVDPFGLDRFLSTVKRADKVPNPPPAPAPSSSGRKRDHYQDHGHSNKKGRRD comes from the exons ATGGCGATGGCGCTTTCGAG catTCTACCGGCGCCTAGCCAGGCCGTATGGGACCGGGAAGATGAACGAAGATCTCTGGCAGCCCAACGAGCAACCACCACATTACTGGTCACACAGTCGAGTGTCCCACCTTATGGACAGAGGAAAGGATGGGTGCCTCGGGCCGAACCAGACTTTGGTG ATGGTGGAGCTTTTCCGGAGATCCTGGTTGCGCAACATCCCCTCGGAATGGGTCAGCACACTCGGGATACTCCAGCGCTGTCGAGCAAAGGCGGTGTACTATCAGTCCGATTAGATGAGACTGGAAAAATCAAATACGACGCAATCGTCAGACAAGGACATTCCAAAGACAag attatttattcaaaacttAGTGACTTGCTACCGGCTGAAGTTTTAGCAGAAGATGATCCCACACTTGAAAAGCCAGACGATGAAGAAATCCAAGAGACGACGGAAAAAACGAGACAAGCATTGGAGAAACTCACCAGTTCGAAGATATCAGCGGCAATGCCTGTCCGATGTGTCGAAAAAAGC GCTCCTGCTCAATATATAAGATACACTCCGGCTCAACAAGGTGCTGCCTTCAATTCTGGTGCCAAACAAAGAGTCATCAG GATGGTCGAAGCACAAATTGATCCGATGGAACCGCCCAAGTTTGCAATCAGTCGTAAAATACCACGAGGAGCACCGTCACCTCCAGCTCCGGTGTTGCATTCGCCTCCGAGGCGTGTTTCTGTCCGTCAGCAGAGGGATTGGAAAGTACCACCATGCGTCAGCCATTGGAAAAATGCTAAAG GTTACACGATACCTTTGGATAAAAGGTTGGCAGCTGACGGAAGAGGACTTCAACAGGTTCACATCAATGAAAACTTTTCTAAACTCGCTGAAGCGTTATATATCGCCGACAG aaAAGCGAGAGAGGCCGTCGAGGCAAGGGCTCAACTTGAAAAGAAATTAGCGCAGAGGGAAAAAGAAAAGAAGGAAGACCATTTGAGGATGATGGCTCAGAAAGCTCGTGACCACAGAAATG ATTTGGAAAATGTGCCTCTTCCTGGTGCCGCTGTAGAAGGTGGAGCCGACATGGGAGAAGAAGAACGTGAAAGATTGCGTGCTGAAAGACATAAGGAAAGACAACGCGATCGTAACATCGCACGTGCTGCACCTGATAAACG ATCTAAGTTGGTTAAGGAAAGAGAACGAGATATCTCGGAACAGATTGCTCTCGGTCTCCCAGCTAAAACTAATTTATCCGGAGAGGGAATGTTTGATCAAAGACTTTTCAACACTTCCAAAGGAATGGATTCAGGATTTGCAGATGACGAAGCTTACAATGTATACGACAAACCATGGCGCGATCAGAATTCTCTCGGCACTCATCTCTACCGTCCcactaaaaatattgataaagaCAATTATGGTGGCGATCtcgaaaccataattaaaacaaatcg TTTTGTACCTGATAAAGAATTCTCCGGTACTGAAAAATGGGCAGGGCAACAGTCGAGAGCGGGTCCCGTACAATTTGAAAGAGATG TTGATCCTTTCGGTTTGGATCGTTTCTTGTCCACTGTAAAACGAGCTGACAAAGTTCCTAATCCACCTCCGGCCCCTGCACCATCGTCGTCGGGCCGCAAACGAGACCACTATCAAGACCACGGTCATTCGAACAAAAAGGGACGAAGAGATTAA
- the Trx2 gene encoding thioredoxin 2, whose translation MHITSKDQFETQLAEAGGKLVVVDFFATWCGPCRMITPRLEELANEMADTLVVLKVDVDELEELAMKYDIKSLPTFVFFKNGNKIDEFTGANFDKLKSFVDKLK comes from the exons ATGCACATCACAAGCAAGGATCAATTCGAGACCCAGTTGGCCGAAGCGGGGGGCAAGTTAGTGGTGGTCGACTTCTTCGCCACCTGGTGCGGACCATGCCGCATGATTACTCCGCGCCTTGAGGAGTTGGCCAATGAGATGGCCGACACGCTCGTCGTCCTCAAG GTGGATGTCGACGAACTGGAAGAGTTAGCCATGAAATACGACATCAAGTCATTGCCCACCTTCGTGTTCTTCAAAAATGGCAACAAAATAGACGAATTCACCGGCGCCAACTTTGACAAGTTGAAATCCTTCGTCGACAAGCTCAAGTGA